A region of the Terriglobia bacterium genome:
ATCGCCACGCTTACTGCACGATCAATGTCACAACCGTCTGGTGTTGCAGGCTGCCAGAGGTGCCGGTCACGGTTACGGTGTAAGTGCCCGTGGAAGTGCCTGATTTTGTGACGGTGTTTCCCCCTCCACCCCCTCCGCCGGAACTTCCGCCTCCGCCACCACACGAGCCCCAAAGCGCCACGCCTAGCAGAACAGAGACAACAAGGGCGGAAAATGCCCGGCGGAAAGTTGCCTGAACCCGTGGGTCCCGATTCTTACGTACCAAGGCGAACACAGCCAGGCTCAGCCATCCCAGCAAACCGAACCAAAAACCAAAGGGCCACGGACGGGCTGGAGGTCCCTCGAGGGGCGCGGGCGGAACGAGTGACGGCGCTGTTGTATTGACCGTGAGCGTGGACGAGACCTGGTTTGCTCCGACCACGACGGGAGCCGGATTGAGGGAGCAAGTCGGCGCATCTTGTGCAGAGACGATCGTGGTTGTTGTGAGCACGGCGCAAGAAAGATTGACTGTGCCCGTCCATCCATCCACTGGGGACACATATACCGACGTACTGCCCGATTTGCCAGGACTAGGAACTACGATGCTGCCACTTGACATCTGGAAGTCCGGTATCTGGACCGTCAGCGTTGCACTCCCGCTGGCTGACACGAAATTGAAGTCTCCCGAGTAGGTTGCCTTAATGTCGTGCATGCCGGCGGTCGTGGGGGTATATGGCAGCGAAGCAACTAGCGCAGTCCCGCTGGTTGTGTAAGTGACCGTCCCGCTGATGGCGGTGACGGCATCGTAAAACGTGACCATTCCCGTGGGGGCAGATCCCCCAAAGGCGCCATTCACCCATGCTAGCAAAATCGTTTGCTGACCCAACTCTACGGCTGAAGGATTCGGGCCTACGACCACGTTCGGCTGGTACTTCGTGACCGTCAGATTGACAGCGGTGCTTGTTGCCGACTGATAGTTGACGTCTCCCGAATACGTGGCGCTTAGCGTGTGCGTTCCCACATTCAGGAACTCCGTGCCTGAGAGACCCTCCGCCCAAGCGTACGCCGGTGGTATGAGAGTTGGATTGTACGCGCTACCGTTTAGCACCGATGCTGGGCTGCCAATTTGAGTTCCGTCTACGAAAAAGGTGAACGTCCCGCCGGGCTCCGCTCCCAGACTATTGGTGCCCACAATGGCATTAAAGTTCGCGGGAAAGCCATACTGAATAGTCTCGTTTGACTGGCCTTCTTGCCCGAGGAGAGAAGCGGCGAGCGTGGTTGGCGCGTGGCTAATGGAGAAGCTCACATTCGCCGAGCTTGGTTGAAAACTCGCGTCGCCCGAGTAGCTTGCCGCCAGACTGTATGAGCCTGGGCTGAGCTCAATGGGCTGGTCTTCAAGGTACCCCTGGCTGTTTAAGGTGGCCGAGTTAGAGCCGCTGAAATCATTCAATGGGCTGCCGTTGGCGGTCAAAGTCACGCTTCCAGTGGGGCAGCCGGAGGTTGGCTGCAGTTGCACGCCGCCGGACGTTAGAGGAGCGCACTGTTTGCCCGCAGAATTCAGAATGTCCACACGCAGAAGGTAAAATGCAGACCCATAAACCGCAGGCGGTGCGGCACTGGTGCCCGTAATCGCCCCTGTAAAAGTATCGAAGGTAACAAAGCGCAACTGGGGCTGGCTGCTTTCGGGGTTAACTGTGACGGATATTGGAGGCGTCGAATCGCTCGAGCCGTTCGTGCCGTCGCCGGCGTAGTGGGCAAACACGTTATAGGTTCCTCCCGGAAGCATATTGGTGCTGCCCGAGACCGTTCCGCCGCTCGAAAGCGTAAAAGTCTCGATGCCGACATTGCTGCTTCCGCTGGGATTTGCGGCAGTCACCGGGTTGCCCATCAATTCCACGTCGCCAGTAGGCGTGCCCGCGGAAGAAGTGACTGAGATGGTGGCCGTGACCTGCTGGCCGTGGGTGAGCGTGGTGGGCATAAGGCCAAGCGTGGTTCCGGAAGAATGGAAGCTTACAGAGGACCAGTTGTTGACCATGTTCGCCGCGTTCACGGAGCCGAGGCCCGTGGCCAGGTCGTAGCCGGTGGCCGTAGTCCAGGCGGGATTGCTGGAGCCCGCCGGGTTCACCAGGATGCCGTAGGGATAGCCTGTAGGGGCTTTGCAATTGGGCGATCCGGCCACGCAGGCGACGGAATTATTGCCGGGCGTAATAGTGGTTCCCGAGGCGTTCTTACCGTTCACAGTGTCGTAGAGCACGCACGAACTTTTGCCGACCGCACTCGTATTCGATGCGCAATCGTTGCCGTTCTGGGCCGCTGCAGCGGCCAGAGGGTAGAGCACGAAGTTGGCGTTGCCCTGGCGCTCGCCGGTCTTCTGGTTAACCAGCGCCATGATACCCGCAAAAGCCGGTGCCGACAGAGATGTCCCGCCGACGCCCAGGAAGTCGAGGTTACTGATATCCTCACTGCACGAGCCGGGTCCTGCGCCTGCAAAGTCCACCTCGTCCGAAGAGCACACTACGTAGAACGCGGCATCAAAGCCGTCGCCTGAAAACAGGGAAACGTCTGGAACGTCTCTCACGCTGTCCGCGGGCACGCCCGTGCCCGTCTGCCACGGCGGCTTGGCGTAACCGGAAGAGCAGTTCCCGGAAGCATCCTTGAGGGCGCAATTGCTGGCGCCTCCACCCCCGGCAGCAAGGTCCTGTCCGACGCTGCTGACCGATGGGCAATCCGTCGCCAGGCCCGACCGTCCGCAGGAATCATTCCAGGTGATTTCAGGAACGTAAGACTTGGCTGAGCTCTGCGTGGTGGAATTGCTGGTGGAGTTGAAGTAGGTTGATGGATTGCCGAAATCCGTGCCCCCAACCGCCACGTTGAAAGGCGTGGAGGCGATTCCGCTGACGGCCAACCCGTTATTCGCTGCATTCTCGTAACCGGGATTGTCGCATGTGGCAGGCCCTTCGTCACCCGAGGCCACCAGGACCGTGATGCCTTCCGCAGCCGCCTGCTCCCACATGGCATTTTCAAATGCATTGCCGACACTTCCAAGGGCGGACTCGCAGACGCCGAAGCTTTCGCTCAGGACCGGAGCCAAATTGTTATCGACAATGTAAAGCGCCGAGAGATCGAAACCTGCGGTTGCCTCAGTGTCTTCAGATACCACCAGATCAATTGTCGCGTTTTTTGCGATGGCGCCGGCCCATTCCGTGTCCGCGTCGGCTTCAGTTTCGGGACCTGGAATAATGCCGGGGTCGGGCCCGTCGAGAATAACGTTCACGGGCTTGGGCGGCAGGCCAAACATGCTGCGGAAGTTGGCGACGTCCTGCGGATTGATGTTGGAGTCGGCGACGATGGCGATGGTCTGCCCGGCGCCGTCGGTGCCCGCGTTCCAGAGCGGGAGAACGTTGTAGATGGTGGCAAAGTCCGTAGGGCCGAGCGCGTAGTAAGCCGGCGCGGAGCAGGTGTACCCCTGTGGGCAGACAATCGTGTAAAGCGGCGTGATCTCGCCGGTCTTCTTCGACCGTGAAAACAGCCCCGCCGGGCGGTTCAACGCTTTTCTGGGGAAATTGTTCAGCGAAGCGATGCCCGCCACCACCGGAGCAAGCGCCGCGGGTATCTGCGGGTCTGATGAATTGGCCCA
Encoded here:
- a CDS encoding Ig-like domain repeat protein, with amino-acid sequence MGEYKDAPSFSPLSAFVGPLLFQLLTVGVLGLSTCLGAGASPASGSAPGVSAQAVNIPALVKQPVNDAQRVVLKGNVHPLARRENDIGLAPDSLPMSRMLLVLKRSPQQEAALAGLLVRQQEKSSSDYHHWLTPQQFGQEFGPSDSDLQAVTDWLTSQGFEINRMGNGRAVIEFSGSAGLMRQVFRTEIHQYAVNGKSYWANSSDPQIPAALAPVVAGIASLNNFPRKALNRPAGLFSRSKKTGEITPLYTIVCPQGYTCSAPAYYALGPTDFATIYNVLPLWNAGTDGAGQTIAIVADSNINPQDVANFRSMFGLPPKPVNVILDGPDPGIIPGPETEADADTEWAGAIAKNATIDLVVSEDTEATAGFDLSALYIVDNNLAPVLSESFGVCESALGSVGNAFENAMWEQAAAEGITVLVASGDEGPATCDNPGYENAANNGLAVSGIASTPFNVAVGGTDFGNPSTYFNSTSNSTTQSSAKSYVPEITWNDSCGRSGLATDCPSVSSVGQDLAAGGGGASNCALKDASGNCSSGYAKPPWQTGTGVPADSVRDVPDVSLFSGDGFDAAFYVVCSSDEVDFAGAGPGSCSEDISNLDFLGVGGTSLSAPAFAGIMALVNQKTGERQGNANFVLYPLAAAAAQNGNDCASNTSAVGKSSCVLYDTVNGKNASGTTITPGNNSVACVAGSPNCKAPTGYPYGILVNPAGSSNPAWTTATGYDLATGLGSVNAANMVNNWSSVSFHSSGTTLGLMPTTLTHGQQVTATISVTSSAGTPTGDVELMGNPVTAANPSGSSNVGIETFTLSSGGTVSGSTNMLPGGTYNVFAHYAGDGTNGSSDSTPPISVTVNPESSQPQLRFVTFDTFTGAITGTSAAPPAVYGSAFYLLRVDILNSAGKQCAPLTSGGVQLQPTSGCPTGSVTLTANGSPLNDFSGSNSATLNSQGYLEDQPIELSPGSYSLAASYSGDASFQPSSANVSFSISHAPTTLAASLLGQEGQSNETIQYGFPANFNAIVGTNSLGAEPGGTFTFFVDGTQIGSPASVLNGSAYNPTLIPPAYAWAEGLSGTEFLNVGTHTLSATYSGDVNYQSATSTAVNLTVTKYQPNVVVGPNPSAVELGQQTILLAWVNGAFGGSAPTGMVTFYDAVTAISGTVTYTTSGTALVASLPYTPTTAGMHDIKATYSGDFNFVSASGSATLTVQIPDFQMSSGSIVVPSPGKSGSTSVYVSPVDGWTGTVNLSCAVLTTTTIVSAQDAPTCSLNPAPVVVGANQVSSTLTVNTTAPSLVPPAPLEGPPARPWPFGFWFGLLGWLSLAVFALVRKNRDPRVQATFRRAFSALVVSVLLGVALWGSCGGGGGSSGGGGGGGNTVTKSGTSTGTYTVTVTGTSGSLQHQTVVTLIVQ